A genome region from Panthera leo isolate Ple1 chromosome A2, P.leo_Ple1_pat1.1, whole genome shotgun sequence includes the following:
- the STX10 gene encoding syntaxin-10 isoform X1, producing MSLEDPFFVVRGEVQKAVNTARGLYQRWCELLQEDAAVGREELDWTTNELRNGLRSIEWDLEDLEETIGIVEANPGKFKLPAGDLQERKVFVERMREAVQDMKDHMVSPAAIAFMERNKREMLTGKPAAPQSSSDLLDASMAAATSRYIEEQQATQQLIMDQQNQQLEMVSGSIRVLKHMSGRVGEELDEQGVMLDAFAHEMDHTQSRMDGVLRKMAKVSHMTNDRRQWCAIVVLLGVLLLVLILLFSL from the exons ATGTCTCTCGAGGACCCATTTTTTGTTGTCCGAGG CGAGGTGCAGAAGGCGGTGAACACGGCCCGCGGGCTGTACCAGCGCTGGTGCGAGCTCCTGCAAGAGGACGCGGCGGTCGGACGCGAGGAGCTGGACTGGACGACCAATGAACTGCGGAATGGCCTGCGCAGCATCGAGTGGGACCTCGAGGACCTGGAGGAGACCATCG GCATAGTGGAAGCCAACCCGGGAAAGTTCAAGCTCCCAGCCGGCGACCTGCAGGAGAGAAAAGTGTTCGTGGAGCGGATGCGGGAGGCAGTCCAG GATATGAAGGACCATATGGTCAGCCCGGCAGCCATAGCCTTTATGGAGAGGAATAAGAGAGAG ATGCTGACAGGCAAGCCAGCCGCCCCACAGTCATCCAGCGACCTGCTGGACGCCAGCATGGCCGCAGCCACCTCTCGTTACATTGAGGAGCAGCAGGCCACACAGCAG CTGATCATGGACCAACAGAATCAACAGCTGGAAATGGTGTCCGGGAGCATCCGGGTTCTGAAGCACATGTCTGGCCGTGTTGGGGAGGAGCTGGATGAGCAGGGCGT CATGCTGGATGCCTTTGCTCACGAGATGGACCACACCCAGTCCCGGATGGATGGGGTCCTCAGGAAGATGGCCAAAGTATCCCACATGACGAACG ATCGCCGGCAGTGGTGTGCCATCGTCGTGCTGCTGGGGGTGCTTCTTCTGGTTCTCATCCTGCTCTTCTCCCTCTGA
- the STX10 gene encoding syntaxin-10 isoform X2, which translates to MSLEDPFFVVRGEVQKAVNTARGLYQRWCELLQEDAAVGREELDWTTNELRNGLRSIEWDLEDLEETIGIVEANPGKFKLPAGDLQERKVFVERMREAVQDMKDHMVSPAAIAFMERNKREMLTGKPAAPQSSSDLLDASMAAATSRYIEEQQATQQLIMDQQNQQLEMVSGSIRVLKHMSGRVGEELDEQACWMPLLTRWTTPSPGWMGSSGRWPKYPT; encoded by the exons ATGTCTCTCGAGGACCCATTTTTTGTTGTCCGAGG CGAGGTGCAGAAGGCGGTGAACACGGCCCGCGGGCTGTACCAGCGCTGGTGCGAGCTCCTGCAAGAGGACGCGGCGGTCGGACGCGAGGAGCTGGACTGGACGACCAATGAACTGCGGAATGGCCTGCGCAGCATCGAGTGGGACCTCGAGGACCTGGAGGAGACCATCG GCATAGTGGAAGCCAACCCGGGAAAGTTCAAGCTCCCAGCCGGCGACCTGCAGGAGAGAAAAGTGTTCGTGGAGCGGATGCGGGAGGCAGTCCAG GATATGAAGGACCATATGGTCAGCCCGGCAGCCATAGCCTTTATGGAGAGGAATAAGAGAGAG ATGCTGACAGGCAAGCCAGCCGCCCCACAGTCATCCAGCGACCTGCTGGACGCCAGCATGGCCGCAGCCACCTCTCGTTACATTGAGGAGCAGCAGGCCACACAGCAG CTGATCATGGACCAACAGAATCAACAGCTGGAAATGGTGTCCGGGAGCATCCGGGTTCTGAAGCACATGTCTGGCCGTGTTGGGGAGGAGCTGGATGAGCAGG CATGCTGGATGCCTTTGCTCACGAGATGGACCACACCCAGTCCCGGATGGATGGGGTCCTCAGGAAGATGGCCAAAGTATCCCACATGA